In one window of Prionailurus bengalensis isolate Pbe53 chromosome B3, Fcat_Pben_1.1_paternal_pri, whole genome shotgun sequence DNA:
- the ARF6 gene encoding ADP-ribosylation factor 6: MGKVLSKIFGNKEMRILMLGLDAAGKTTILYKLKLGQSVTTIPTVGFNVETVTYKNVKFNVWDVGGQDKIRPLWRHYYTGTQGLIFVVDCADRDRIDEARQELHRIINDREMRDAIILIFANKQDLPDAMKPHEIQEKLGLTRIRDRNWYVQPSCATSGDGLYEGLTWLTSNYKS, encoded by the coding sequence ATGGGGAAGGTGCTATCCAAGATCTTCGGGAACAAGGAAATGCGGATCCTCATGTTGGGCCTGGACGCGGCCGGCAAGACAACAATCCTGTACAAGTTGAAGCTGGGCCAGTCGGTGACCACCATCCCCACAGTGGGTTTCAACGTGGAGACGGTGACTTACAAAAACGTCAAGTTCAACGTATGGGATGTGGGCGGCCAGGACAAGATCCGGCCGCTCTGGCGGCATTACTACACCGGGACCCAGGGTCTGATCTTCGTAGTGGACTGCGCCGACCGCGACCGCATCGACGAGGCCCGCCAGGAGCTGCACCGCATTATCAATGACCGGGAGATGAGGGACGCCATAATCCTCATCTTTGCCAACAAACAGGACCTGCCTGATGCCATGAAACCCCACGAGATCCAGGAGAAACTGGGCCTGACCCGGATTCGGGACAGGAACTGGTATGTGCAGCCCTCCTGTGCCACCTCAGGGGATGGACTCTATGAGGGGCTCACATGGTTAACCTCTAACTACAAATCCTAA